ACAGGATTGCAAGTTCAAAAGATGGtgaaagatatgaaaattaaACAGGGTAAGGGTAAACCACcaacaaagaaacgtaaaagaggATCAAAAGCGGATAGTTTGCAACAGGGTGCCGATGAAGATGTTTCTGACCACTCGTTATTTTCTCGAAGGTCCATACTTTATGATTTTCCGAATTTGGGATCGAACGCAGTCCGTCATTGTAcagatgttatgcatacagaaAAGAACATAACTGAGCATATTGTTAACACTTTCATGGGTAATAGTAAGTCAAAAGATGGTGTAAATGCACGTAAAGATATGGAAGCTATGGGTATTAAAAAGCGGTTATGGGTGAAAGAGGATAGTGCAACTGGTAAAAAAACAATGGAAGATGGATCATTTACCTTAACAAAAGATGAAAAGTATCTTTTTGTACAGTGCTGAAGAACTTAAGGGTGCCTTCTAGCTTATGTTCCAACATTCGCAACTACGTGAGCATTAGTCCACCGGAGTTAAAGAATTTCAAGTCACACGATTTCCATGTAATGATGCAATCTCTGTTTCCATTGCTAGTTCATACTACGACTTCATTACCTAAAGATCTGCGAGTTTCTCTTCTCCGTATTAGTATATTTTTCAACATTTTATGCGCAAAGGTTATCAATAGAGATAAACTTCTAAAAGCGAAAGCTAGTCTGGTGGAAGCAATGTGTGTAATAAAAAAGTATTTTCCTCCATCTTTTTTTGTCATTAGTATCCACCATATGATTCATCTGGCCGATGAAGCTTTAATCTGCTGTTCGGTCAGATTTAGGTGGATGTACCCCTTTGAAAGGTAAATACAACCCCTTACTTTGTTGTTTAATTTTTAAGTTGAGAATTACTATTATTGAACTATTAATCATCCTTGCTCATCTGTTAAATTTTCTTGTAGGTTAATGAAAGGTTTTAAAGGATTGGTGCGCAATAAAAGGTGCATTCAGGGGTGCATTGCAAGAGGGTGTCCGCTGCGAGAAGCTAGCTTATACCTTATGGAGGACGTGTCAGATGATGGTGATGGTACTCATAAACATACTCTCCAGGCTTTTTTGGATGATGACTATGATGGTGCCAATGAGATGCATCTTAGTTCTGGAAAGAGTATTACTCTGACTCGAGCACAATTTGAACAGTGCCACAACTGGATCCTATCTAAGTATATTGGAATAGATGACTGGCAAAGGTAACTTTTACTTAACTATTTTATGTCTATTCAAGTCTGATTTTTGTTTAGTCCTCATCAGCAGAAACGAAAATATTCATGTTAGAGTCTAGTAGAATGATGGTGACTTAGTGCATTTTAGTAGAATGTTTTTGTTAGTTAACATTGAGTTGTTGTCTGATTATTATGTTTGCATCATCTGATAGTCTTTGAATTGGTATTGGTTGTAGGAAGTATGATTCTTATGTTAACGGTGACACGTCTAATGGTCAGACCTCAAAGAGTTTTCATCTATGGTTGCGCGATGAGGTAGTGTGTTACCCTAAAGATTTTAGTAGCGATTTGAATACAACTTTTTATGGTTTTGGTTGTGATAATGACTCTGCCATGCTGTACAACAGTTATTAAAAGCCAAAGAAACTGATTCAACACTTTAAAGACTCGTGCAAGGACCACTCTTCAAGGCACAATCATATAAGAAATACCAAGTAAATGGGTTTACTTTTAGCAAACTAAGTTCTGGAGTGAAGAATGTACCGCAAAACATCGGTGTCAATGAAAGCTGTTACAAGACTGCAAGCGAAGTCATTAAAGATATAATCAACTTGAACTATTTAGAATTTGAAGAAACTGTTTTTTACTGTGATTGGGTTAGTGTTGGAGATAAGAATGCTTGCAAAGTTGATGTTGTTTCAAAGGTTGTAAAGGTCAACTTGTCGAAAATAAAAAGCATAAATAGAATGGTGGATGAGCCGTTTATCCTTACAGCTGAAGCTACTCAAGCGTTCTACTCGAAGGATCTTACTGAAGAGGGATGGTTCGTGGTGTTGCACTCACGACATCAGTTAACGTCTTCAGTAGATAAATTTGAAGTCCCTACATCTTTTCTGTTAGTTCTTACTGACAATGGGAATTTGAAAAAGCTGTTCATTACTGATTCAGTTTGAACTGAAACAGTTGCGATGTGTTTTACCTTACacaacaatatatacaatgacTGCTATCTTTTCGTGAATTGTTTGGTTTTATTTGTTTGATCACGTATTTTTGAGGTGTTAGGTTGCTCTCTTTTGTTAACGTGGATGCTCTCTTTTATCTCTGTTTGGTTTTCCCTATTTTTATGTTTGAATTTCACAGGGTATGGCAGCAGTAGAGGTCAATGAATATGGACAACCAGTTTCCAGGAACGCAACAACATTAGGTCATCGAAGAGGCGCCTTGGCTAGTACACATGTGCCTATTTCACATAAAAGCTGGGATGTTGTGGCTCCAAAGTATAAGGATGATACTTGGAAAACCCTGAAGGTACAATACTTACCCGAGACATGATTTTTGTTCACTCGTCATTTAACTTCTTTTATCATTGTTGCAATAAGTAAGGCATTAATTTGTTCTATCTTTCCAGGATGGATTTGATGTACCTGAGACATCAAAGGAAAATATTATGAAGGCCGGTTCTGGTCCATGGAGGAGATTTAAGAGTGAGTTACGCGTTGCCTACTATGACCCTTTCCCTACTCATGAAGAAAGGATTATAAATGTTCTACAAAATGTCAAAGAAGAGGATTGGATAAAATTTTGTgaaaatgaaagagaagaaaaggCAAAGCAAAGTATAATTGAGCATAAGAGGAAAAGAGAACAATATGGATACACACATACAACTGGTCGCAAAACTCATGCTTTGGTGAGAGATGAACTGGTACGTATATTTGCAACTTACCTCAAACTTTATTATATTCGCAACTTACCTGTAACTCAATTAAATCCACAACTTACCTCAACATCCTTATGGACAACTATATGATTTTACATTGTATTTGTAAATTTAGGAGGCCGCAAATCCTGATGTAGTGATCAATTCTGAGGATGTGTGGGTTAAAGCTCATACACAAGAAGGTGGTTCTATTTTACCTAGCGCGGTTCCGTTCGCTGTGAGTCAGTTTTTCAAATCTTTCAGAAATATGTACTAGGTAGTTAAGATATTGGAATTTACTTGGTTTTTATGCTCAATACTACAGGAGAAGCTCAAGAAGGTCCAAGATGAGATCAAAGAAAAACAGGATGCAGGACTTCGAGTAGAAAAACATTGTGCAATGACTAAAGCTTTTGGGGCAGATTCTAGAGGACGGGTTTTTTCTGTCGGTCCTATATCTCGTACACAAATCAATCTTTCTGCTCCAGCGGGTCACAAGGTAAATGAACTGAAAGCGAAGGAGGATGGTCTTAGTGGGATGGTGGAAGAAATAGGTGGCAAGCTGGGTGTTCTGACTCATGGCTTTGTGAAATTGTGTGGTGTAGTGGAAGAAATTAAATCTGCAATTCCAGTATCAGTTGGCTCGAACGTTCCCAGTACCTCAAGATTTGTAGCCtcgcatactccatcaaatgttTTTTCTTCACCTAAAACAGGTTCACATGCTGCAACAAGTTCACCTGTAGGGAATACTGTATCACCAGCTGCGACAAGTTCACCTGCTGGGAATTCTGCATCACCATCTTCATCAAGAGTACGTGGTGGACCGCTTTGTTTGTTACTGAACTTTGAGAATGAAGTAGTTGCAACTGGTGAGCTATGTACTGGTACTTTAGCAAATTAGTTTCACGGAGATCCTATACCTATACATCTTGCCAAGGTATGTATCGATGATATTCTCATGCCAGATGCAATCACTGCGAAAGCTAACAAGTATGCAACAACCTTCAGAGATGTCGGAATTGGAGGATATGTGCTTCATCCAAATATGTTCCTCTCAAACAAAGATGCACAGTCCCTTACTTTTTGAGCTAATCGATCTCAGCCTTTTTGAGCATCGCGTAATATCTGCCTTGACTTATACATATCTTTTTGTTATACTTGCGCAGTTCAAACTTTTGTACTTATTCTGACTGATGCGCATACTCATAggatattttttttgatttttttggtagttcacacttttGTACCTATGCTAACTGATGCGCATACTCTCATGCAGCTATGCAGAAACAGAGCTTTACCTGAAGCAATTTTTTTGGTCCAATGTAACTTTTTTCTATATATGTGAAAACAAACCGGCTTATGAATGGATATTTTCTTTCAGTTCATCATTTTTTTGGATATATATGTAGGTAGTTTTTGTTATGTTATATGTAAATGCACATGGACTTCACACAAGGTCAGTTGAAGCAGTAGTAGCCAGTCGGGGAAACATCAATCCCTGGTAAGTGCTTCACTTGGTTATTATATTTAAATTATTAAGTTTAAATTTGTGGATTTCACACTCAGTTTATACTTGCGAGGTATTGCGCTGGTGGAAAGTGGACTGCAGTGGGGTTGGCATCAAGTAAGTATCCACTGTGATTTGTAGACTTAATGGCCTATTAATTCACCTTTCTGCTCTAAGGTTCGATACAAAACCATGCTTCTCATCTTAACACATTACTATTTAAGTTTTATTGAGCACTCAACATTTTCTCTACCTCATTTTTATGGTGTTGGACCCTATCTGTACTCATATGTTTTCACTAGATTGCAACAAAACTGTCCAGAACTTTACTTTTCTTTTTGTCCCTTTATAATTAATGTTTAGAGCAAAGGACTAAGGTTGATTGTTAACACCATTTCATATGCATGAAGGACTAAGGTTGATTATCTTTTGTTGTGTCTTTAAATGGACTCCGTCTCAGTAGTGCAAAATCTCTGTTTGTTGTTATTTGTCATTCACAGTTTCAGTTACCTTGTTGTCTCCAACTCCCTATCCTTGAACTGATGATCAAGTTCACTTTGTGGTCAGCCAACTTAATAACGACTTTTACAGGAAAACATAGCATGTAGTACTACTTTTACATTTGAGAAGATACTCAGAAACTTTAAGACTTTCACTATGTAGAATTGCTTGAGAGTTTGGCACCATTTCAAGGTTGTTATGAAAATAGAAAAAGATCTATGATTCATTTGCTTCATTAATCATTTGATCGAGTTTTGTTTTCTTATACTAGATTATTCTAGTGTTTCTTATCCTCAGCTTTCGTATTTGAAATTGGTattgatctttgaatcccgatatTTCTATAGTTCCACGTCATTGTTCATTTTCTTCTAAATTTGGACAAAGTTTCTTACAATCTGTGTTCAATTTTCTTTGATATTTACTAAATTTTAAATCAACTGCTTGGTGTTTTTTCTTACAGGGACATCTGCACACCTTTAGGTTCTGCGACAATGTCTGGACCTTTATCTTGCAAGATGCGTTGTTTAAGAACGAGGAGTGCCAAGAGAATGTTGGCAAGGTTAAAATTGTTGCATGCGACTCCAAGTTGCTCAGTCAAAGAGTTCATATAGACTGTTTTCTCTTTCTGAGTTGTTTTTAATGACACATTAGATTGTGTTAAAAAAAGGGTTTGCTGGCACTTGTATACTTGATTGATTTCGTGtttcttacaattgtactcagtTCTGGTGAGACAACTAATGGACTTTGGTTTGCTGCAGGACCAAAGATAGTGCCACTATGCAAAGGATATAATGAACTAGTTGTTATTTGAATGATGCTCTATTTCATCAGAAAGGGTGGAGAAcaaaggagcttcaagatttgtaagTTGCATGTCTTCAAGTTTTTTAGGAAGTTAGTAAGTTTGTATTTGTTCCCTTAGAAACTTGGAACCTTCCATGTATTCCTTTAGAAATTTGagacttaaaaaaaaaagtttggtacTTAGAGAAATTTCAGTTCTTTTGTTATATGAACCTGAGATGAATTGAATGAATGTGATTATGAACTGAATGAATGTTCTTTTGCATAgattgaagaaattgttgttgaGTGTGGTTATGAATGTATTGAATTTAGAATTCCGACTTATTTCCGGCAgtaatttttttgctgttacaaaaaaGTTTGTAACGGCTCCAAGCTGTTACTAACatccacgtagtaacggctctaaGCTATTACAATgttccacgtagtaacggctcgtCAACGTTACGGCACCCTTGTTACAAAATATATTCGTAACGGCCCACAGCTGTTACTACGTGGCAAAATCCTAATGGCTCGTAGTTGTTACAAGGGACGTTACAACAAAAATTCGTAATGGCTACAAAGCCGTTACAAACAAAATGTAACACCCACTTTTGCAACAGCGCGAGAGGCGTTACAACCCGTTTTAGTAACTACTTGGTTCTGTTTctaatcccagaatttggtgtagtgtgtgTTCAAGTTTAATTCTGAAAAGGATATGATGGATGTTCTAAAAAAATCACCATGGAATGTTCAAATATGCCTGCTTGCACTACAAGAATATTCTACAGCAACATCATATGCGGATTATGTGTTCAGAAAACAAGCTTGGAGTGTCCAATTCAAGGGGCTACTGCTAGAGCATCATCATGAAGCAGTTGTTAATGAATCCATATAATATTTGGGTAAGAAGATGTCCATTGTACCAAAAAATTGTAGGCCACGTTCAGGCAACATGATCACTGCTAGGATTGAAATAGATCTCTCAGAACCATTAAAGAGAGGAGAATGGTGGAACTCGAATCATGGAGAACCAATTTGGATTAGATATCATTGGTTGAAACAAACCCATAGTCTTTGCGACCAATGTTATATTATTGATCATGATGATAATATTTGTGAAGAGGTCGCTGAATTACTTAAGGAACGGGCTATGACAGTCAAAGAGTACGAATAACATATGGATAAGAAGAGTCAGGGCAATGCTGCTACAACTTAGGATATTGAACCTAATGATAAGGTTCATGAGGAGGAGTCAATGCCTGatgcagaagaagaaagaatttctAAAAGAGCAAGAAACCAACAAATTCAAGACAATGGTTCTAATCCCTCTATTCAAGGTCCTATTTTAGCTGGCCATGGTGGAGTTACTAATGATATGCCATAAAAATCAAGTGGTGGAAATATAAATGGGGTGAAAACTGGAGAAAATGATATGCAATGCAAAGGCACAAAGAAGAATCTTATGCTTCATCTGGAGGATAATGCAACTGAGGTATATCTAAAATTTCCATTAAATTTTCCTTGCTTTAGTATAAATTACACTTTAGTGCATTCTGAATTTACTATTTACTCAGTTTACTATTACACCACATATTGTTTGGGAAACTATAACATACATTTAGAAACATGAGAACCCtagcttggaattgtcaaggtttTGCTAACAAAAAAACCAGAGACCATCTCAAAGACCTTCTCATTATATATGATCCTGATATCATTTTTATTTCTGAAGCTAAGATAGGTGAGGATAGAATGAAGAAACTCATTAAACAATATAAGTTTCCAAATTTTAAGTTGATACCCTCAAGGGGGCTTGCAGGTGGTCTAATTCTGTTATGGAAAGATGGTTTCCATTTTAAAGTTGTGAATGCAGATTCCTGGATAATCAATTGCCTAGTACAAGATGATCCCTCAAAACCAGAATGGTTACTTACATGTATGTATGGGTCTTCTTATCCACAACATAAGGAGAAGCAGTTGACTTATATCAAAGATTTAAGTCAAAGCATCACACAACCATGGGTAGTTCTTGGGGATCTAAATCTGGTTTTCAATAATGAAGGGATAATACATGTCAATGgcaatctttcttcttcttcaaatcattCTCATACTTCTAATAGTGTTACTTCTTCATCCAGGGATTCATCTTATATTAATCTCATATATGAAGCTGGTCTAGAAGATTTGGGGTATACTGGTAGATGTTTCACCTGGTCAAGTAATATTCATGGTACTGGCATTAGGAGATCAAGACTTGACAAAGCTATTGTTAACAGTGATTGGTTCATATCTTTCCCAGAATCAAAACTCTTACACCTACCTCAATTGGGGTCAGATCACTGTTCTATAATGCTAGATACTTTTATTCAACAtggcaacaaaaaaaaagaattggaaaTACTTCCAATGCTATGAGAAAGATGACACTTTAAAGAATGAGATCATTACTGCTTGGGGAGTACAAGTTAATGGGTCTCATGGTTTTAGATTATAAAGAAGGTTTATTATCACAAGAAAATACATCTCAAAATGGAATATGGAGAAGTTTGGAGACATTAAAAGTAACAtgtttcttcttcatcagcagtTGGAGGCTTTACAGCAAAACAGTCAGCACCTAGATAATGACAATGAAGTAATTCGTgtagagaatcaaatagagcaCTGGCATCAAATACAACATGAATTTTGGGGCCAAAAAGCAAGAGATGAATATTATCTTGAAATGGATGGAAACACAAAATACCATCATGCTAAtgcaaacaaaagaagaacaagaaacaaTATTGTGGCTTTAAAAGATGGAAATGGAAACTGGTGCACTTCTAGGGAGGAACTAGAAAATCTATTAATTGATCATTACAGTTCTCTCCATACTTCCACTGTGACTGACAGAAATGATGATATCATAAGTTGCATTCCTTCTTTGATTAATTCTGCAGACAATCTGGAGTTAATGAGAGTCCCAAACAATATTGAAATACATAGAGCTTTAAAAGACATGAAGCCTTGGAAAgcacctggtccagatggattccCACCTGGATTCTTTCAGCATCATTGGGAGATTGTGGGTAATGATGTAGTAGAGATGGTGAAACAATTCTTTCAAACTTgttatcttctaaaaagtttgaATGCTACTAATATTTCACtgattccaaaaacaaaaaacaagtagTTCCCATCTGATCTAAGACCTATAGCTCTTTGTAATTCTTcttataaaatcatctcaaagatTATATCAAAGAGACTGAAGAAAATTATGGGAAAAGTAATATCTCCACTTCAAGCTGCATATGTTCAAGGAAGGAAAATCACAGATAACATCCATCTTGCTCAGAAGATTGTTCATACAATGAAGAATAAAAAAGAAGTTAACAAGTATCTTGCTTTGAAGCTAGACATgtctaaagcctttgataggcttAAATGGTCCTTCTTAAGAGATGTTATGTTGAAGTTAGGATTCTGTGAAGAATTTTGTCATCTAATTATGCAATGTGTCAGCACAACTAAAATCTCCATACTTTTGAATGACGCTACATGCAAACCGTATTCTCCCTCAAGAGGTGTAAGGCAAGGTGACCCTCTGTCACCTTACCTTTTTATAATTGTAATGAAAGCCTTCTCAAGACAACTCCTAAAGGCTGAACAATCCAACCAGATATAAGGTATTAAAATTGTACATAATGCTCCTCCAATATCTCACTTATTCTTCGCAGACGATTGTCTGCTATTTATTAATGCTGACTTGCACAATGTGAATAATCTTCTCAAGATAATTGAAGATTTTGGAGCAGCGTCTAGTCATATGGTAAATTTTGGTAAATCAAGTGTGTATTATAGTGCAAATGTACCACAGAGGTTTTGCAGGATTCTTACTCGAAGACTAAAGGTTCCTAGGATGAATTCTAATGAGAGATACCTAGGAATTCCTATTATCATTGGAAAGAACAAGGTTAACTGCTTCACAGGTTTAGTGGAGAGGGTGAAAAATCGTCTTTTCAACTGGAATAGTGAATCCATGTCACAATGCAGCAAATCACTTACGATAAGGATTGTCACTAATACAATACCAGCCTATACTATGGGATGTTTACAAATTCCTTCTGAAATTATCAAACAAATTGATAATCTGCAGCGAAAATTTTAGTGAGGTTTTTAAGAACATAATGGCATCTGCATTACTTCATGGAAGAAGCTTGGGTTAGACAAACATTTTGGTGGATAAGGCTTCAGGGATCTGAAACTCTTAAATCAAGCTTTACTCATTAGAGTTGTCTAGAGAATG
This genomic stretch from Papaver somniferum cultivar HN1 chromosome 5, ASM357369v1, whole genome shotgun sequence harbors:
- the LOC113278804 gene encoding uncharacterized protein LOC113278804, translated to MEKFGDIKSNMFLLHQQLEALQQNSQHLDNDNEVIRVENQIEHWHQIQHEFWGQKARDEYYLEMDGNTKYHHANANKRRTRNNIVALKDGNGNWCTSREELENLLIDHYSSLHTSTVTDRNDDIISCIPSLINSADNLELMRVPNNIEIHRALKDMKPWKAPGPDGFPPGFFQHHWEIVGNDVVEMIISKRLKKIMGKVISPLQAAYVQGRKITDNIHLAQKIVHTMKNKKEVNKYLALKLDMSKAFDRLKWSFLRDVMLKLGFCEEFCHLIMQCVSTTKISILLNDATCKPYSPSRGVRQDDCLLFINADLHNVNNLLKIIEDFGAASSHMVNFGKSSVYYSANVPQRFCRILTRRLKVPRMNSNERYLGIPIIIGKNKVNCFTGLVERVKNRLFNWNSESMSQCSKSLTIRIVTNTIPAYTMGCLQIPSEIIKQIDNLQRKF